Proteins from one Shewanella pealeana ATCC 700345 genomic window:
- a CDS encoding DUF134 domain-containing protein has protein sequence MSRPKKCRHLSCCVPYSLFKPNGIPSTQLEKIQLEADEFEALNLGDVQKMSQLDAAALMGISRQTFGYLLASARKKVATAVTQGQALLLPQIANKD, from the coding sequence ATGTCTAGACCCAAGAAGTGCCGCCATCTAAGCTGCTGCGTGCCCTATAGCTTATTCAAACCCAATGGCATTCCATCGACTCAGCTTGAGAAGATTCAATTAGAAGCTGATGAGTTTGAAGCGCTGAATCTTGGGGATGTACAAAAGATGAGTCAACTGGATGCTGCAGCATTAATGGGGATCTCTCGGCAAACCTTTGGTTATTTATTGGCGAGTGCTCGTAAAAAAGTGGCAACGGCTGTCACCCAAGGTCAAGCGCTTTTACTTCCCCAAATTGCGAACAAGGATTAA
- a CDS encoding class I SAM-dependent rRNA methyltransferase has product MSITTSDPAALSLPQALAQAIAKRADFLQQATAQQTDCYRLFHGTVEGCNGLNIDRYGNAWLIQSFHQSLTDDELTEVTEQLTQLAELAVIYNDRSDKNSRVLNRLSEERQAFAESEQQMQENGIQFTSKLRHEGQDPLLFLDMRIGREYVAANSQGKSVLNLFSYTCGIGTAAAVGGATRVVNVDFSSFALAAGRKNAALNQAEDVCEFIQSDAFPALRQLAGLKVGGRRNQKLPAYPKLSATQFDLVFLDPPRYAKSPFGIVDLVNDYQGLFKPALLTTKAGGTIVCCNNVAKVDRDEWFASLVRCVEKQGRKVTGHTWLDCHADFPSFDGNHPLKIVALQLS; this is encoded by the coding sequence ATGTCGATCACTACATCGGACCCAGCTGCTTTATCTCTTCCTCAAGCATTGGCCCAAGCCATAGCCAAGCGTGCAGATTTCTTACAACAGGCTACTGCGCAGCAAACGGACTGTTACCGACTATTTCACGGTACCGTTGAGGGCTGTAATGGACTCAATATTGATCGCTACGGCAACGCATGGCTCATTCAAAGCTTCCATCAGTCACTAACTGATGATGAGTTAACTGAGGTGACCGAGCAGCTGACTCAACTCGCCGAACTCGCCGTGATCTATAACGATCGTTCAGATAAAAACTCTCGAGTGTTAAACCGATTATCAGAGGAGCGACAAGCCTTTGCCGAGAGCGAGCAGCAGATGCAAGAAAACGGCATCCAATTTACCAGTAAGCTGCGTCATGAAGGCCAAGATCCTCTACTATTTCTCGATATGCGTATCGGTCGAGAATACGTAGCAGCAAATAGCCAAGGCAAGAGTGTATTAAACCTATTCTCCTATACCTGCGGTATTGGCACCGCTGCGGCCGTTGGCGGTGCGACACGCGTGGTTAACGTCGACTTTTCCTCGTTCGCTCTGGCTGCTGGACGTAAAAATGCCGCACTAAACCAAGCTGAAGATGTGTGTGAGTTTATTCAAAGTGACGCTTTCCCTGCCTTAAGACAACTTGCCGGACTCAAAGTTGGCGGACGTCGCAATCAAAAACTGCCAGCCTATCCAAAACTGAGTGCGACTCAGTTTGACCTAGTTTTTCTCGACCCTCCTAGATACGCCAAGAGCCCATTTGGCATTGTCGACCTAGTGAATGACTATCAGGGCTTGTTCAAGCCTGCGCTACTCACCACTAAAGCTGGTGGCACTATCGTGTGCTGTAATAACGTAGCAAAAGTTGATCGCGATGAATGGTTTGCAAGCTTAGTCCGCTGCGTTGAAAAGCAAGGCCGTAAAGTCACTGGCCACACTTGGTTAGATTGCCACGCAGATTTTCCTTCATTTGATGGTAACCATCCACTGAAAATCGTAGCACTGCAACTGAGTTAA
- a CDS encoding MFS transporter: MENSAYKPYKNSTFVPVAGLSFFAIASGFLMSLIPLSLASFGMDSSLVAWLASIFYLGILVGTTCIQNIVAKVGHRFSLILFLAMLTLTIVAMLVIPTATVWLIARFIAGFAVAGVFVVVESWLLMADSAKQRAKRLGLYMTSLYGGSALGQLAIGPLGVNGNTPFYWVIGLLMLAILPPLLVKKGQPESMEHQKISLREVKKISLPAVIGCLVSGMLLGPIYGLMPSYINGQFASNERTAFLMAIIILGGMLVQPLVSYLSTRISKSLLMALFCLLGTIGIVGIADGTSVSFVTTCYFLLGASCFALYPIAITLACETMALEKIVAATELMLLSYSVGSVFGPVIAEHSSTSAHSLITYLAVVLTTTSIYMLIKSLQNTRSGHTPAIG, encoded by the coding sequence GTGGAAAATTCTGCCTACAAACCATATAAAAACAGTACGTTCGTACCTGTTGCTGGTTTATCATTTTTCGCAATTGCATCTGGCTTCTTAATGAGTCTAATTCCACTGTCATTGGCATCATTTGGCATGGATAGCTCATTGGTCGCATGGTTAGCGAGCATCTTCTATTTAGGTATTTTAGTTGGCACAACTTGTATTCAAAATATCGTGGCTAAAGTTGGCCATCGATTTTCTTTAATCTTGTTCTTAGCCATGCTAACTCTGACGATTGTTGCCATGCTTGTCATCCCTACGGCAACTGTGTGGTTAATTGCCCGCTTTATTGCAGGCTTTGCCGTAGCTGGCGTATTTGTTGTGGTTGAATCATGGTTACTCATGGCCGATAGCGCTAAGCAAAGAGCTAAGCGTTTAGGCTTATACATGACCTCACTTTACGGCGGCAGTGCACTAGGCCAGCTGGCGATTGGCCCCTTAGGCGTCAATGGCAACACCCCTTTTTACTGGGTTATCGGCTTATTAATGTTAGCAATCTTGCCCCCTCTTTTAGTTAAAAAGGGTCAGCCAGAGAGTATGGAACATCAGAAAATAAGCTTGCGTGAAGTTAAGAAAATTAGCCTGCCTGCGGTTATTGGCTGTTTAGTGTCAGGCATGCTGTTAGGCCCGATTTATGGCCTAATGCCAAGCTATATTAATGGCCAGTTTGCCAGTAACGAGCGTACTGCATTTTTAATGGCAATCATTATTCTAGGCGGCATGTTAGTGCAGCCTTTAGTGAGCTATTTATCGACTCGAATTAGCAAAAGCTTATTGATGGCGCTATTTTGCTTACTCGGCACTATTGGTATCGTAGGGATTGCCGATGGCACCTCAGTGTCTTTTGTTACCACTTGCTACTTCTTACTAGGCGCAAGTTGCTTTGCCCTTTACCCTATTGCGATTACCCTCGCCTGTGAGACGATGGCATTAGAGAAGATAGTTGCCGCAACCGAACTAATGCTACTTAGCTATAGTGTCGGCTCAGTATTTGGCCCTGTGATTGCAGAGCACAGCAGTACTTCGGCGCACTCGTTGATCACTTACTTAGCCGTAGTGTTAACGACTACGTCAATTTATATGCTAATTAAAAGCCTGCAAAATACCCGCAGTGGCCACACGCCTGCGATTGGCTAA
- a CDS encoding ATP-binding cassette domain-containing protein: protein MLTVDRLSIASNDICLLSPLSFSVAKGEVLGVVGASGSGKSLLAQALLGQVPSGFNLTGQVLHKSGDRRVLAAQSASVLDPLRRISSQLSYVLSRVPIGATRKKPFALAADITRCYRHQLSGGMAKRALLAQACWQASEIMIADEPCCGLDTPAAAGIYQHLSHLARNERVAVMVISHNLRQLLTVADRILVLREGKLVEITTSANIRSGACHSYTRSLWAALPEHWGVTDANAA, encoded by the coding sequence ATGCTGACCGTCGATAGACTCAGTATTGCATCGAACGATATCTGTTTATTATCCCCCTTGAGCTTCTCGGTCGCTAAGGGCGAAGTGCTTGGGGTGGTGGGCGCCAGTGGCAGCGGCAAGAGCCTGCTGGCACAAGCGTTATTAGGGCAAGTGCCAAGTGGATTTAATTTAACGGGGCAAGTGTTGCACAAGAGCGGGGACAGACGAGTATTGGCGGCGCAGTCGGCGTCAGTACTCGATCCCTTAAGGCGGATCTCCTCCCAGCTAAGTTACGTCTTAAGTCGAGTGCCTATAGGGGCGACACGCAAAAAGCCCTTTGCGTTGGCAGCCGATATTACTCGTTGCTATCGGCATCAACTATCAGGGGGCATGGCTAAGCGTGCACTGCTGGCCCAGGCTTGCTGGCAGGCCAGTGAAATAATGATCGCCGATGAGCCTTGTTGTGGTCTTGATACACCTGCGGCCGCAGGGATCTACCAACATCTAAGTCACTTAGCACGTAATGAAAGGGTTGCTGTGATGGTGATTAGTCATAACTTAAGGCAGCTTCTTACTGTGGCGGATCGCATCTTAGTGCTGAGAGAAGGCAAATTGGTTGAGATAACGACTAGTGCCAATATCCGCAGCGGAGCGTGCCATAGCTATACAAGAAGCTTATGGGCGGCGCTGCCGGAGCATTGGGGAGTAACAGATGCTAACGCTGCGTAA
- a CDS encoding ABC transporter permease, with amino-acid sequence MMYKALRQPSFILASLSLLSLVILAFFWPWLGDELNLLNKYQAPSIAYPFGTDWLGRDLFSRSLQALAQSIYVGGLAVLMSSLLSLAMAMFAMLHPYCRWVVDLLVDLFMSLPHLLLLILFSLVFGGAEGGLVIAIALSHWPKLTRLLRFEMQQVQSTPYYRLAEQFGCKPWQRLRTHMLPHILPQWWIGGLLLFPHALTHMAALTFLGFGLNPDNPSMGALLAQASQYVLTGHWWLGVCPGLMLLVCLLLLSFIAQRLLVALRQGPQTHVKGEASC; translated from the coding sequence ATGATGTATAAAGCCCTACGCCAACCGAGTTTTATCTTGGCTAGTCTCAGCTTGTTAAGCTTAGTGATATTAGCCTTTTTCTGGCCTTGGTTGGGGGATGAACTCAACCTTCTCAATAAATACCAGGCTCCCTCGATAGCTTACCCCTTTGGCACTGACTGGCTAGGGCGAGATCTGTTTAGCCGCAGCTTACAGGCACTGGCGCAGAGCATTTATGTGGGGGGCCTTGCCGTGCTGATGAGTAGCCTTTTGTCACTGGCAATGGCGATGTTTGCCATGTTGCACCCCTATTGCCGTTGGGTGGTCGACTTGCTGGTGGATCTGTTTATGTCGCTGCCGCACCTGCTGCTACTGATCTTATTTTCGCTAGTGTTTGGTGGTGCAGAGGGGGGCTTAGTGATCGCCATTGCCCTGAGCCACTGGCCAAAGCTCACGCGGCTGCTGCGTTTCGAGATGCAGCAAGTGCAATCGACCCCCTACTACCGCCTCGCTGAGCAGTTTGGCTGCAAGCCATGGCAGCGACTACGAACACATATGCTGCCGCATATTCTGCCTCAATGGTGGATTGGCGGCTTACTGTTATTTCCCCATGCATTGACTCATATGGCAGCCTTAACCTTTTTAGGCTTTGGGTTAAATCCTGATAATCCCTCTATGGGGGCGCTGTTAGCGCAGGCCAGCCAGTATGTGTTAACTGGTCATTGGTGGCTGGGTGTATGCCCGGGGCTAATGCTACTCGTTTGCTTATTGCTGCTGTCTTTTATTGCCCAGCGTTTGTTAGTCGCGCTGCGCCAGGGGCCGCAGACTCATGTTAAAGGAGAGGCGTCATGCTGA
- a CDS encoding ABC transporter permease, which produces MSNLSSSILHTGLRLLLLLFLVVVFAYVLLSWSPLDPINAYLGGNVFAVSEAQKSLLVSQLALDQSVGERLMHWLSGLMQGELGYSSLYQQPVSSVIAEQLPLSLLLIGLSWICSLVFGYLLGLVAAIYRGGWLDRIIQKLAWLMVCMPSFWLAMLLISLFSIGLSLTPVCCAAPIGMTFMDQSLGSMVLHLMLPVATLTLVSMAPIMLHTREKVIDVLQSDYVQYSLAHGDSLSRVVLFHVIRNSLLPAIILQFATIAELFGGSLIAETVFSFPGLGAGIVKAGLASDTALLMGCTLISALLVFSGNLIANLLSGYFMLEANDV; this is translated from the coding sequence ATGAGCAACTTATCCTCCTCGATATTGCACACCGGCCTGCGTTTGCTGTTGCTGCTCTTTCTCGTTGTCGTGTTTGCCTATGTTTTGCTAAGTTGGTCGCCACTGGATCCGATTAATGCCTATCTTGGCGGCAATGTTTTTGCCGTCTCAGAAGCGCAAAAATCCCTGTTAGTGAGCCAGTTGGCGTTGGATCAAAGTGTCGGTGAGCGTTTGATGCATTGGCTTTCGGGTTTAATGCAGGGGGAGCTTGGTTACTCAAGCCTCTATCAGCAACCCGTGTCGAGTGTGATTGCAGAGCAGTTACCGTTATCACTGCTATTGATTGGCTTAAGCTGGATCTGCTCATTAGTTTTCGGCTATCTGCTTGGCTTAGTCGCGGCTATTTATCGCGGCGGTTGGTTAGATCGCATCATTCAAAAGCTGGCATGGTTGATGGTCTGTATGCCGTCGTTCTGGCTAGCTATGCTGCTTATCAGCCTATTTTCAATCGGCCTTAGCCTGACACCCGTTTGCTGTGCCGCCCCGATCGGCATGACCTTTATGGATCAGTCGTTAGGCAGCATGGTGCTACACCTGATGTTGCCCGTCGCGACATTGACCCTTGTGAGCATGGCGCCGATCATGCTGCATACTCGGGAGAAGGTGATCGATGTATTGCAGTCAGATTATGTGCAGTACTCCTTAGCCCATGGCGATAGCTTATCTAGAGTGGTGTTGTTTCATGTGATCCGCAATAGTCTGCTGCCTGCGATTATCTTGCAGTTTGCCACCATCGCTGAGTTGTTTGGCGGCTCCTTGATTGCCGAGACGGTATTTAGCTTTCCAGGGCTCGGGGCTGGTATTGTGAAAGCGGGATTGGCTAGCGATACGGCTTTATTAATGGGCTGCACGTTAATATCTGCGCTATTGGTATTTAGTGGCAACCTGATCGCTAACCTACTGTCAGGTTATTTTATGCTAGAGGCTAATGATGTATAA
- the rlmC gene encoding 23S rRNA (uracil(747)-C(5))-methyltransferase RlmC: MKCAHFDQQQCLSCRHIKQSMSVQVAAKSQVLSQLLSDFEVEQWHEPVFGPDSGFRNKAKMVVLGAAHQPILGIVTPTGEPVSLCDCNLYPEDMQLLLHRLEQFVRQAGIPPYNVDKAKGELKFILLTRSQIKGEYLLRFVLKSHKSIERIERELPKLLSEYPQIKVVSVNIQPVHMAILEGEEEIFLTEETRLSEQFNDVPLFIRPKSFFQTHPQIAAKLYQTAREWVAELKPSSLWDLFCGVGGFGLHCASKTIPLTGIEISSEAIACAKISAETMGLTQVDFTALDSTGFAQGCDATDKPDVVIVNPPRRGIGESLCQSLSDFAPKAILYSSCNPHTLAKDLANIQGYHIQKVQLFDMFPHTDHFEVLVMLVKPS, encoded by the coding sequence GTGAAATGTGCCCACTTTGATCAGCAGCAGTGTCTTTCTTGCCGCCATATTAAACAATCCATGTCAGTGCAAGTCGCAGCTAAGTCGCAGGTGCTAAGCCAACTTCTGAGTGACTTCGAAGTTGAGCAGTGGCACGAGCCAGTATTTGGCCCAGACAGTGGTTTTCGTAATAAAGCTAAAATGGTCGTACTCGGCGCGGCCCATCAGCCAATCCTTGGGATCGTGACCCCGACAGGTGAGCCAGTAAGCTTATGTGATTGCAACTTGTACCCAGAGGATATGCAGCTGTTGCTGCATCGCTTAGAACAGTTTGTGCGCCAAGCAGGCATACCACCTTATAATGTCGACAAAGCAAAAGGTGAGCTTAAGTTTATTTTGCTGACCCGCAGTCAAATCAAAGGCGAATACCTACTGCGCTTTGTACTCAAGTCTCACAAGTCTATCGAGCGTATTGAACGCGAGCTACCAAAGCTATTAAGCGAGTACCCGCAGATCAAAGTGGTGTCGGTAAACATTCAGCCTGTGCATATGGCCATTCTCGAAGGTGAAGAGGAGATCTTCTTAACCGAAGAGACCCGCTTGTCTGAGCAATTTAACGATGTGCCACTGTTTATTCGCCCAAAAAGTTTCTTTCAGACTCATCCACAAATTGCAGCCAAACTTTACCAAACTGCTCGCGAGTGGGTTGCCGAGCTAAAACCTAGCTCATTGTGGGATCTTTTCTGTGGTGTGGGTGGCTTTGGTCTGCACTGCGCGTCAAAAACGATTCCATTGACTGGCATTGAAATCTCAAGCGAGGCTATTGCCTGCGCCAAAATATCTGCAGAAACCATGGGATTAACTCAAGTGGATTTCACCGCGCTTGATTCGACCGGTTTTGCACAAGGTTGTGATGCCACTGACAAGCCAGATGTGGTCATAGTTAATCCGCCAAGACGTGGCATAGGTGAAAGCTTGTGTCAGTCACTGTCAGATTTTGCTCCTAAAGCCATCTTGTACTCAAGCTGTAACCCACACACCTTAGCTAAAGATTTAGCCAATATTCAGGGCTACCATATTCAAAAGGTACAGCTATTCGATATGTTCCCGCACACGGATCACTTCGAAGTCTTAGTAATGCTAGTTAAGCCTAGTTAA
- a CDS encoding NifB/NifX family molybdenum-iron cluster-binding protein: MVIAIPMSRDRLATHFTKAPQISFYDEHQQLIASYDNPAMSGGCSAKKAMLNLIIDHKTDIVVVQHIGERMLGKLLDAGISVSQADNTLGLDELLCRAKDLNHRLVDASQGRASLNHEKKGGCCGGSSGGCGCSSGSSSGSSSGCGCSGKAASSNILDPRLVKMSPTQLSGEVQYASFRSIK; this comes from the coding sequence ATGGTCATTGCTATTCCGATGAGTCGAGATCGTTTGGCGACTCACTTTACTAAAGCTCCACAGATAAGCTTTTATGATGAGCATCAGCAACTCATTGCTAGTTATGATAATCCAGCCATGAGCGGTGGATGTAGCGCCAAAAAGGCGATGTTGAATCTTATCATCGACCATAAAACCGATATCGTCGTGGTGCAGCATATTGGCGAGCGCATGCTAGGAAAGCTGCTCGATGCAGGCATTAGCGTGAGTCAGGCGGATAATACTTTGGGCTTGGACGAATTGCTCTGCAGGGCAAAAGATCTGAATCACCGTTTGGTGGATGCGAGCCAAGGTCGTGCCTCGTTAAACCATGAGAAAAAGGGTGGCTGCTGTGGTGGTTCGAGTGGTGGCTGTGGTTGCAGTAGTGGCTCTTCTAGTGGCTCTTCTAGTGGCTGTGGTTGCAGTGGTAAAGCGGCATCGAGCAACATCTTAGATCCTAGGTTAGTTAAGATGTCTCCGACTCAGTTGTCAGGCGAAGTGCAATACGCCAGCTTTAGAAGCATTAAATAG
- a CDS encoding esterase/lipase family protein — protein sequence MKVVLVHGIFNTGHVMRLLQKRLQQAGHQCFSPTISPFDGRHGIEHAAKELSQQIDAVYGVDANIVLVGFSMGGIVGRYYLQQLGGARRVSQFFSLSTPHNGSYLAYLPYPSKGIKQLRPKSALLAELARSEAVLEGVKLYSYWTPIDFTIVPSSSSFWRVANNKRFIIILHLSVIFSRRIAKAINNEIEG from the coding sequence ATGAAAGTGGTGTTAGTGCATGGTATTTTTAATACCGGGCATGTGATGCGCTTGCTTCAAAAGCGATTACAGCAAGCCGGTCACCAATGCTTTTCGCCCACGATAAGCCCATTTGATGGTCGCCATGGCATCGAGCATGCGGCAAAAGAGTTGAGCCAACAAATTGATGCTGTGTACGGTGTCGACGCTAACATAGTGCTGGTGGGGTTTAGCATGGGAGGCATTGTTGGGCGCTATTACTTACAGCAACTTGGTGGGGCGCGGCGTGTGAGCCAGTTTTTCAGCCTATCGACTCCCCATAACGGCAGTTACTTAGCTTATCTACCTTATCCGTCAAAAGGCATTAAACAACTCAGGCCTAAGAGTGCCTTGCTTGCAGAGCTTGCGAGATCGGAAGCGGTTTTAGAAGGGGTAAAGCTTTACTCTTATTGGACGCCTATCGATTTTACGATTGTTCCCAGTTCCAGCTCTTTTTGGCGAGTCGCCAACAATAAACGTTTTATCATTATTTTGCATCTGTCGGTGATTTTCAGTCGACGCATTGCTAAGGCCATCAATAATGAGATTGAGGGCTGA
- a CDS encoding response regulator transcription factor, producing MTIKLLIIEDNSDVAGILGDFFEAKGMELDFADNGELGLSLAQAFDFDAIILDLMLPKLDGLSLCKALRSLGCSTPILMLTALDNKSDLLTGFDCGADDYLGKPFDLDVVDARVQALIKRHRGQVAQGVLKFGDIEINIAKHQASRHNMQLALTPITYQILLLLIKSAPNIVKREQIIEEIWGQTPPSSDILRSHMYQLRNQLDKPFKQPMLATVPKIGFRLQLGE from the coding sequence ATGACAATTAAACTACTGATTATTGAAGATAACAGCGATGTGGCGGGGATCCTTGGCGATTTCTTTGAAGCTAAGGGGATGGAACTCGACTTTGCCGATAACGGTGAACTCGGACTTTCTCTAGCGCAAGCTTTTGATTTCGACGCGATCATACTCGATCTAATGCTGCCTAAACTCGATGGTCTAAGTCTGTGTAAGGCTCTGCGATCTTTAGGATGTAGCACGCCTATCTTAATGCTCACGGCATTAGATAATAAAAGCGACCTGCTTACAGGCTTTGATTGTGGCGCCGATGATTACCTAGGTAAGCCTTTCGATCTCGATGTTGTTGATGCCCGAGTGCAAGCTTTGATAAAGCGTCACCGTGGCCAAGTGGCCCAAGGGGTGCTCAAGTTTGGCGATATCGAAATCAATATCGCTAAACACCAAGCATCAAGACACAATATGCAGCTTGCGCTCACCCCCATCACTTACCAGATCTTGTTGCTGCTGATAAAGAGCGCCCCCAACATCGTTAAACGCGAGCAAATCATTGAAGAAATCTGGGGACAAACACCGCCGAGTAGCGATATTTTACGCAGTCATATGTACCAGCTTCGCAATCAGCTCGATAAACCCTTTAAGCAGCCAATGCTTGCCACAGTACCTAAAATTGGCTTTAGGCTACAGCTGGGAGAATAG
- a CDS encoding TOBE domain-containing protein → MKISARNTLNGTIKSIEEGSVNNEVVIELAPGVEITSVVTKKSCEQLGLVVGGSAYAIIKASNVMVAVD, encoded by the coding sequence ATGAAAATCAGCGCACGCAACACCCTAAACGGCACTATCAAGTCAATCGAAGAAGGTTCTGTAAACAACGAAGTTGTTATCGAACTAGCACCAGGTGTTGAAATCACTTCAGTTGTAACTAAGAAGTCTTGCGAGCAACTAGGTCTAGTTGTTGGTGGTTCAGCTTACGCTATCATCAAAGCAAGCAACGTAATGGTTGCAGTAGACTAA
- a CDS encoding ATP-binding cassette domain-containing protein, with protein MLTLRNACLRRGEQKIAFPDLSLQSGEVLGLSGPSGVGKSSLASVLAGMVKADAERLELPTILPNQANPVQWLIQQSEFAFNPRLTLKASLNESWRGDGYLALLQEYGLEQSWLTRRPNQLSGGQLQRFNLIRALVPTTEYLICDEVTAHLDMVTQAQFWQQLLASAKRRNLALLVISHDEYLLNAICHRVIEWPCTR; from the coding sequence ATGCTAACGCTGCGTAATGCTTGTTTACGGCGCGGGGAGCAAAAGATCGCATTTCCCGATCTCAGCTTACAGTCTGGAGAAGTGCTGGGTCTATCGGGCCCTAGCGGAGTGGGTAAGTCATCGTTAGCGAGTGTACTTGCGGGTATGGTTAAGGCCGATGCCGAGCGCCTAGAACTGCCTACAATCTTGCCTAACCAAGCTAACCCGGTGCAATGGCTTATTCAGCAGAGTGAGTTTGCCTTTAATCCACGGCTAACATTAAAGGCATCGCTCAACGAGAGCTGGAGAGGTGATGGTTATCTAGCTTTGTTGCAAGAATATGGTCTAGAGCAGAGCTGGTTAACGAGACGCCCGAATCAGTTATCTGGTGGGCAGTTGCAGCGATTTAACTTGATTAGGGCGCTAGTGCCGACCACTGAGTATTTGATCTGTGATGAAGTGACCGCTCATCTGGACATGGTGACTCAAGCCCAATTCTGGCAACAGCTTCTAGCGAGTGCCAAGCGTCGCAACTTAGCTCTCTTGGTGATCTCCCACGACGAGTACCTGCTCAACGCTATTTGTCATCGAGTCATCGAGTGGCCGTGTACTCGCTAA
- a CDS encoding sensor histidine kinase encodes MLKRLLNRVPSASKLPQKLLIYFSSIALMIGLTLYISMLSLMQWIEDEVNQHELESSAPFAISLFQQGAKQPLQIGLHVEAYYSAELIPEQYGDLSQFPNGFSGEVVDRGESGLLHEIFNFNLLVNDTLGVNNELFLYRSEFELNGTMQPLYLIMPSENVELSDSEWRSINLFVLGFIGMLFLLFGFAIHKLSRRLVEPVEQLSKQLQSPEMHKTFNVPPQSAAEFSELANSLNDYRQQNEQMIKQEQAFARYASHELRTPITVISGAAKLQEHNNAPEFQARQRDRIQRAAFEMQHTVDALLSIVKQEKGTENNDYRALELKEIEQIIAPLLLLANAKNIHIILDFKQAPLIKPSPAVLRMLLSNVISNAINASDSGEIAIRIDKEQIEIIDMGRGLSSSENRNEEGHGLGLLIVDSLCQRYQWQFSLIEIAPKGCCARLTLPVTENN; translated from the coding sequence TTGCTAAAGCGCTTACTCAACCGTGTGCCATCGGCATCTAAATTACCGCAAAAGCTGCTGATCTATTTCAGCAGTATTGCCTTAATGATAGGTCTGACTCTCTATATCTCTATGCTAAGTCTAATGCAGTGGATTGAAGATGAGGTCAACCAACATGAACTCGAGTCCAGCGCTCCCTTTGCCATTAGTCTATTTCAGCAAGGTGCAAAACAGCCATTACAGATAGGTCTGCATGTTGAGGCCTACTATTCAGCAGAGCTCATTCCAGAACAGTATGGTGACTTAAGCCAATTTCCAAACGGGTTTTCAGGAGAAGTTGTCGATCGTGGTGAGAGTGGGCTACTGCACGAGATCTTCAACTTTAACTTGTTAGTTAACGATACCCTTGGTGTCAACAATGAGTTATTCCTCTATCGCAGCGAATTTGAACTCAACGGCACCATGCAGCCTCTCTACCTTATCATGCCATCAGAGAACGTGGAGCTAAGCGATAGTGAATGGCGATCGATAAACCTATTCGTTCTCGGCTTCATCGGAATGCTATTCCTGCTTTTTGGCTTCGCCATTCATAAGCTAAGCCGCAGATTAGTCGAACCTGTGGAGCAACTCAGCAAACAGTTACAATCGCCCGAGATGCACAAGACCTTTAATGTACCGCCACAGTCAGCCGCCGAATTTAGTGAGCTTGCCAATAGCCTCAATGATTATCGCCAACAAAATGAGCAGATGATAAAGCAAGAGCAGGCCTTTGCTCGCTATGCCAGCCACGAGCTGCGCACCCCCATTACCGTCATTAGTGGAGCAGCTAAACTGCAAGAGCACAATAATGCCCCTGAGTTTCAGGCTCGCCAGCGAGATAGGATCCAGCGTGCCGCCTTTGAGATGCAACATACCGTCGATGCATTGCTGAGCATAGTTAAACAGGAAAAAGGCACAGAAAATAATGACTATAGAGCCCTAGAACTCAAAGAAATCGAACAGATAATCGCACCATTATTGCTGTTAGCTAATGCTAAAAATATCCACATTATCCTAGACTTCAAACAAGCGCCGCTAATTAAACCGAGTCCCGCCGTACTCAGGATGCTGCTCAGCAATGTCATTAGCAATGCAATCAATGCCAGTGACTCGGGCGAAATAGCCATCCGCATAGATAAAGAACAGATAGAGATTATCGATATGGGGCGTGGGCTTAGCTCGTCGGAAAACAGGAATGAAGAGGGTCACGGCCTTGGACTGCTGATTGTCGATAGCCTATGTCAGCGTTATCAATGGCAATTTAGCCTTATTGAGATCGCCCCTAAGGGGTGTTGTGCTCGACTCACTTTACCTGTAACCGAAAACAATTAA